Proteins encoded within one genomic window of Ovis aries strain OAR_USU_Benz2616 breed Rambouillet chromosome 1, ARS-UI_Ramb_v3.0, whole genome shotgun sequence:
- the LOC101114738 gene encoding LOW QUALITY PROTEIN: serum amyloid P-component (The sequence of the model RefSeq protein was modified relative to this genomic sequence to represent the inferred CDS: substituted 2 bases at 2 genomic stop codons), whose product MNKLMPWVSVLVILPEAFAXTDLRGKVFVFPRESSIDHVTLITKLEKPLKNLTLCLRAYSDFSRAXSLFSYNIYGKDNELLVFKNRIGEYSLYIGKAKVTVRATEEFPSPVHVCTSWESSTGIAEFWVNGKPLVKRGLKQGYSVGAYPKIVLGQEQDSYGGGFDKSQSFMGEIGDLYMWNSVLWPEEILLVYQGSSLINPTILDWQALKYETKGYVIVKPMVWG is encoded by the exons ATGAACAAGCTGATGCCTTGGGTCTCTGTCCTCGTCAtcctcccagaagcctttgcTTAGACAG ACCTCAGAGGGAAGGTATTTGTGTTCCCTAGAGAATCTTCCATTGACCATGTGACCCTGATCACAAAGCTGGAGAAACCTCTGAAGAACTTGACCTTGTGTCTCCGAGCCTATAGTGACTTCTCCCGGGCCTAGAGCCTCTTCTCCTACAACATCTACGGCAAGGATAATGAGCTACtcgtttttaaaaacagaattggaGAGTACAGTCTATACATTGGAAAAGCCAAAGTTACTGTTAGAGCTACCGAGGAGTTCCCCAGCCCAGTGCACGTCTGTACCAGCTGGGAGTCTTCCACAGGCATCGCTGAATTCTGGGTCAACGGGAAGCCACTGGTGAAAAGGGGCCTGAAACAAGGTTATTCTGTGGGAGCTTACCCCAAGATTGTCCTGGGGCAAGAGCAGGATTCCTATGGAGGAGGGTTTGATAAGAGCCAGTCCTTTATGGGAGAGATTGGGGATTTATACATGTGGAACTCTGTCCTGTGGCCGGAAGAAATCCTACTTGTGTACCAGGGTTCCTCACTCATCAATCCCACCATCCTGGACTGGCAGGCTTTGAAATATGAAACCAAAGGCTATGTTATTGTCAAGCCCATGGTGTGGGGCTGA